Proteins encoded together in one Marinobacter sp. Arc7-DN-1 window:
- the pqqA gene encoding pyrroloquinoline quinone precursor peptide PqqA translates to MKWTDPDFKDLRLGFEVTAYVYVR, encoded by the coding sequence ATGAAGTGGACCGACCCGGATTTCAAAGACCTGAGATTGGGCTTTGAAGTAACAGCCTACGTTTACGTTCGCTAA
- the pqqD gene encoding pyrroloquinoline quinone biosynthesis peptide chaperone PqqD translates to MFRWEESQQAYVLMYPEGIVKLNTTAGEILTRCNGTNTVDDIVHQLSKLFSEQPEFIEPRVHQFLEVCHGKGWIQPQS, encoded by the coding sequence ATGTTCCGGTGGGAAGAGTCCCAGCAAGCCTACGTTCTGATGTACCCCGAAGGCATCGTCAAGCTGAACACCACGGCCGGCGAAATCCTGACCCGCTGTAACGGAACGAACACAGTCGACGACATTGTTCATCAACTGTCCAAACTGTTCTCCGAACAACCTGAATTCATCGAACCCCGCGTTCACCAGTTTCTGGAGGTGTGCCATGGCAAAGGCTGGATCCAACCTCAATCTTGA
- the serC gene encoding 3-phosphoserine/phosphohydroxythreonine transaminase, which produces MDRVYNFAAGPAALPPEVLARARASLADWQGLGYSLLEAPFTSDEFKALMDTTRLQVRTALAVPDRYQVAFLQGGASAQFSLVPLNLLPPTATAGYVETGHWSARALEEGRRYGRSHLVASTRGTGFDRVPAVSEWALNESIHYCHITPNETANGVQFPGDPDCGDIPLIADMTSEFLSRPVDIERYGMIYAGTQKNLGPTGLVIAIIREDLLGQARPETPTVFNYQLLIERQNRINTPLMFAIYLVHLMLDWIEEQGGVEALHSHNIAQSQAIYRIIDEDDFFYCPVIPEHRSIMNVCFGTRDESQQQRFLGEAEAMGLANLAGHSHGGGLRASLYNAQPDAAVAALASFMSHFRQRYG; this is translated from the coding sequence ATGGACCGCGTATATAACTTCGCTGCAGGGCCGGCCGCCTTGCCGCCAGAAGTGCTGGCGCGGGCCCGGGCAAGCCTGGCCGATTGGCAGGGGCTGGGCTACTCATTACTGGAAGCGCCATTTACCAGCGATGAATTCAAGGCCCTGATGGACACCACCCGGCTCCAGGTGAGGACGGCCCTGGCAGTGCCAGACCGCTATCAGGTGGCTTTTCTGCAAGGCGGCGCATCGGCGCAGTTCTCACTGGTTCCGCTGAACCTGTTACCGCCCACGGCCACCGCCGGCTATGTGGAAACGGGCCACTGGTCGGCAAGGGCACTTGAGGAGGGACGCCGGTATGGCCGAAGCCACCTGGTTGCCAGCACCCGAGGCACTGGTTTTGATCGTGTTCCTGCGGTTTCTGAATGGGCGCTGAATGAAAGTATCCACTATTGCCACATAACCCCCAACGAGACCGCAAATGGTGTCCAGTTCCCCGGAGACCCGGATTGTGGTGATATTCCCCTGATCGCGGATATGACCTCCGAGTTCCTGTCACGCCCTGTCGATATCGAACGTTACGGCATGATTTACGCGGGAACCCAGAAAAACCTGGGTCCCACCGGCCTGGTTATTGCCATCATCCGCGAGGATCTGCTGGGACAGGCACGACCGGAAACCCCGACTGTGTTCAATTATCAGTTACTGATTGAACGTCAGAATCGCATCAATACGCCCCTGATGTTCGCCATTTACCTGGTTCACCTGATGCTCGACTGGATTGAGGAGCAAGGCGGGGTCGAGGCTCTTCATTCCCACAACATTGCCCAGAGCCAGGCAATTTATCGCATCATTGACGAAGACGACTTCTTTTACTGCCCGGTAATACCAGAGCACCGTTCCATTATGAACGTGTGTTTTGGCACACGTGATGAAAGCCAACAGCAGCGGTTTCTTGGCGAGGCTGAGGCAATGGGGCTGGCGAATCTGGCGGGGCACAGCCACGGCGGAGGACTTCGAGCCAGCCTCTACAATGCCCAGCCGGACGCCGCTGTCGCAGCTCTGGCCTCTTTCATGAGCCATTTCCGTCAGCGTTATGGCTAA
- the selD gene encoding selenide, water dikinase SelD, whose amino-acid sequence MSTRLTEFSHGAGCGCKIAPDVLDRILHTTTPDYHDPRLLVGNASRDDAAVLDVGNGLGIISTTDFFMPVVDDAYDFGRIAAANAISDVYAMGGKPLMAIAILGWPVNQLAPEIAARVIEGGRAVCAEAGIALAGGHSIDSPEPIFGLAVTGQVPVHRIVRNDGARPGDLLYLTKPIGVGILTSALKKHRINEADLAVAVETMCTLNKVGEVFASLDGVHAMTDVTGFGLAGHLLEICRGSGVGATINRNSVPQMPNLARYIDSDCIPGGTHRNAASLGDAFEGLTDLDKTLLFDPQTSGGLLVCVAEQDRADFEKKAREHGLELYPFGQLHERASGEPLVRVID is encoded by the coding sequence TTGTCAACACGACTTACCGAATTCAGTCACGGAGCCGGTTGCGGCTGTAAAATTGCTCCGGATGTCCTGGACCGCATTCTTCACACCACGACCCCCGATTATCACGACCCGCGACTTCTGGTCGGCAATGCCAGCCGGGATGATGCTGCCGTCTTGGATGTCGGCAATGGCCTGGGGATTATCAGTACCACGGATTTCTTTATGCCCGTGGTGGACGATGCCTATGATTTTGGCCGGATTGCGGCTGCAAACGCCATCAGTGATGTCTATGCCATGGGCGGAAAGCCATTGATGGCAATCGCGATACTGGGCTGGCCGGTAAACCAGTTGGCGCCGGAGATCGCCGCCCGGGTGATTGAGGGCGGGCGGGCGGTATGTGCGGAGGCTGGAATTGCACTGGCCGGGGGGCACAGCATTGATTCGCCGGAACCGATCTTCGGGCTGGCCGTTACCGGTCAGGTGCCGGTGCATCGTATTGTGCGTAACGATGGCGCCCGGCCTGGCGACCTGCTGTACCTGACCAAGCCGATTGGCGTGGGAATTCTAACCAGTGCGCTGAAAAAGCATAGGATCAACGAGGCTGATCTGGCGGTCGCCGTTGAAACCATGTGCACCCTCAATAAAGTAGGTGAAGTCTTCGCTTCACTGGACGGCGTACATGCCATGACGGATGTTACCGGCTTTGGTCTTGCCGGCCATTTGCTGGAGATCTGCCGGGGTAGCGGTGTTGGCGCCACCATTAACCGAAATTCAGTGCCGCAGATGCCGAACCTTGCACGCTATATTGATTCGGACTGCATTCCTGGAGGTACCCATCGGAATGCCGCATCGTTGGGCGATGCCTTTGAGGGCCTGACAGACCTGGACAAGACGTTACTTTTCGACCCCCAGACCAGTGGTGGCCTGCTGGTCTGCGTCGCCGAACAGGACCGGGCCGACTTTGAGAAAAAGGCCAGGGAACACGGGCTGGAACTCTATCCCTTCGGCCAGTTGCATGAGCGCGCTTCAGGTGAGCCTTTGGTTCGGGTTATTGACTGA
- the ubiT gene encoding ubiquinone anaerobic biosynthesis accessory factor UbiT, whose product MLLPRLPSFPSHLPLLDQTLTVLREYLPSPAPVLGAIDRGIPVPLKQLAAEAPLNRLFAQAINDGEFEDFEGHRIRLEVSGGQPGITIGFWAGRLRVIDGPGEATIRGSLAAFKTLAERRQDPDQLFFQRRLIIEGDTELGLALKNLLDSLEWNFTIRRFLFSQQ is encoded by the coding sequence ATGCTGCTGCCCAGGTTGCCATCATTCCCCTCACACTTGCCACTGCTTGACCAGACCCTGACAGTACTCCGGGAATACCTGCCCTCCCCCGCGCCGGTGCTTGGCGCTATTGATCGCGGAATCCCGGTGCCCCTCAAACAGTTGGCGGCCGAGGCGCCCCTCAATCGGCTGTTTGCTCAAGCGATCAATGACGGAGAATTTGAAGACTTCGAAGGCCATCGTATCCGGCTGGAAGTGAGCGGCGGGCAACCGGGCATCACCATTGGCTTCTGGGCCGGCCGTCTGCGAGTGATCGATGGTCCGGGCGAGGCGACGATCCGGGGCTCATTAGCCGCCTTCAAAACCCTGGCGGAGCGTCGGCAAGATCCTGACCAGCTGTTTTTCCAGCGACGCCTGATAATCGAAGGAGACACCGAGCTTGGGCTGGCGCTAAAAAACCTGCTGGATAGTCTGGAGTGGAATTTCACCATCCGTCGGTTTCTGTTCAGTCAACAATAG
- a CDS encoding urate hydroxylase PuuD, which yields MSWMLMDIALRWLHIVFALIWVGHNYANVVKTPRFIPLRIDPDERSARSSDLTRRMHQEHGTFRYASLVVLASGALMLWNRDILADVLMLQGHHAVIGVGAWIGVIMVLNLWFVLWPHQKKVLGFVPAPATERIRCSRITFLSSRTNTILSFPLIFFMTAGSHGLALF from the coding sequence ATGAGCTGGATGTTGATGGATATCGCCCTGCGCTGGCTCCACATCGTGTTTGCGTTGATCTGGGTTGGCCATAACTACGCCAATGTGGTCAAGACCCCAAGGTTCATTCCCTTGCGTATTGATCCTGACGAAAGGAGTGCCAGATCCTCCGATCTGACCCGACGCATGCACCAGGAACATGGCACCTTCCGGTACGCGTCCCTGGTGGTTCTGGCGTCAGGCGCCCTAATGCTCTGGAATCGCGACATTCTTGCGGACGTACTGATGCTCCAGGGTCACCATGCGGTTATTGGAGTCGGCGCCTGGATCGGTGTCATCATGGTGCTGAACCTCTGGTTCGTACTCTGGCCCCATCAGAAGAAAGTACTGGGTTTTGTACCGGCACCGGCCACAGAGCGGATCCGCTGTTCACGAATCACCTTTTTATCCTCCCGAACCAACACCATCCTCTCTTTCCCGCTGATTTTCTTTATGACTGCCGGAAGTCACGGGCTGGCGCTGTTCTGA
- the pqqE gene encoding pyrroloquinoline quinone biosynthesis protein PqqE, with amino-acid sequence MAKAGSNLNLDGQGNPVWLLLELTYKCPLKCAFCSNPTDLDDHQDELTTAEWKTVIQDARKMGAMQIGFSGGEPTLRKDLEELVAEANELGYYTNLITSGIGLTRKRLENLKKAGLRHIQLGFQSSDPQTAHWLAGVDCYEKKVNMAREIKALGFPMVLNMPISSLNIHQVPDIIDLAADIGVEYLELANVQYYNWALVNRDQLMPTREALETAEAQVAEARKQLGDKMTIFFVIPDYYEGRPKACMNGWGSIHLTIAPDGVVLPCQQARSLPDLNFPGVRDHDLSWIWHESESFNLYRGDSWMKEPCRSCPEKERDFGGCRCQAMLLTGDAANADPACSKSPQHHIVQEAVIRALGTEQDHKKLIARDVSWVPTEV; translated from the coding sequence ATGGCAAAGGCTGGATCCAACCTCAATCTTGATGGCCAGGGCAACCCCGTGTGGCTGCTTCTGGAACTGACCTACAAGTGCCCTCTCAAATGCGCATTTTGCAGCAACCCGACCGATCTCGATGACCATCAGGATGAGCTGACCACCGCCGAATGGAAAACCGTGATTCAGGATGCCCGCAAGATGGGAGCCATGCAGATTGGTTTCTCCGGTGGCGAACCCACTCTCCGCAAGGATCTGGAAGAGCTGGTGGCGGAAGCCAACGAACTGGGGTATTACACCAATCTGATTACATCCGGCATCGGCCTTACCCGCAAGCGGCTGGAAAACCTGAAAAAAGCCGGTCTGCGCCATATCCAGCTCGGTTTCCAGTCGAGCGATCCACAAACGGCCCATTGGCTTGCGGGTGTCGACTGCTACGAAAAGAAAGTCAACATGGCCCGGGAGATCAAAGCCCTTGGTTTTCCGATGGTTCTTAACATGCCGATATCCAGCCTTAACATCCACCAGGTACCGGACATCATCGATCTGGCCGCCGACATCGGCGTTGAATATCTGGAACTGGCTAACGTGCAGTATTACAACTGGGCCCTGGTGAACCGGGACCAACTGATGCCCACCCGAGAAGCGCTGGAGACAGCAGAGGCCCAGGTTGCCGAAGCCCGCAAGCAGCTCGGCGACAAAATGACCATTTTCTTTGTTATACCGGACTACTACGAAGGCCGCCCCAAGGCCTGCATGAATGGCTGGGGCAGTATTCACCTGACCATCGCACCGGACGGTGTGGTACTGCCCTGTCAACAAGCCCGCTCCCTGCCCGATCTCAACTTTCCCGGTGTTCGCGATCATGACCTCAGTTGGATCTGGCACGAGTCCGAGAGCTTCAACCTCTACCGGGGGGACAGCTGGATGAAAGAGCCCTGTCGCAGCTGCCCGGAAAAAGAGCGGGATTTCGGTGGTTGTCGCTGCCAGGCCATGCTGCTGACCGGCGATGCTGCCAACGCAGACCCAGCCTGCAGCAAATCGCCCCAACATCACATTGTCCAGGAAGCCGTAATCCGGGCACTTGGCACAGAGCAGGACCACAAAAAGCTTATCGCCCGCGATGTGAGCTGGGTACCAACGGAGGTGTGA